A DNA window from Carnobacterium funditum DSM 5970 contains the following coding sequences:
- a CDS encoding PcsB-like coiled-coil domain-containing protein, translating to MNKKLLSIAILGTMTFGSVILPITASAESYNDKIEEAKQTSNTNQNNIDTADQKINGLSTEKNNTQSQLEAINKTINVNKEKSQKMVGDINKSQEEMVTLKTEIDSLEKKIEERNEQLDKQARTVQTNGDTQNYIEFIIEAESLVDVIGRVDVVNHMVTANKNLVEEQVQDQKLVVEKKTKTEKTIVQQNALAAQLENTQSSLEQQLLEKEVVVSQLASEMSTAQADKDAFLVQKAAAEQAVADYTTAQADAEKAVQVAFEQKEEESRVTIEAASTENVATTEQNTTEVAEEAQTSTQSSSVNSSNQESNTSVSVSKPTANKVVITPAPVKKTTPAPVKKTTPAPVKKTTPAPVEKPAPAPVKKTTPVPVKKPVPAPSIGGTSLSSMQPAINTALSAGKPYLWGGASIASGFDCSGFTQYVLGSAGVSIPRVASAQYSASSRVSNPKAGDLVFFSLGGSTVDHVGIVTGGGGFVGSQSSTGVAYTSYSSGWWASKVVGFGRY from the coding sequence ATGAATAAGAAATTACTTTCAATTGCAATTTTAGGAACAATGACTTTTGGTTCTGTTATTCTACCTATAACAGCTAGTGCTGAATCTTATAATGATAAAATTGAAGAAGCTAAACAAACATCAAATACAAACCAAAATAACATAGATACAGCTGATCAAAAAATAAATGGCTTATCAACAGAAAAAAACAATACACAATCACAATTAGAAGCGATAAATAAAACGATTAATGTTAATAAAGAAAAATCTCAAAAAATGGTTGGAGATATTAACAAATCTCAAGAAGAGATGGTAACTTTAAAAACTGAGATTGACTCACTAGAAAAAAAGATTGAAGAACGCAATGAACAATTAGATAAACAAGCACGTACAGTTCAAACTAATGGAGATACACAGAACTACATAGAATTTATTATTGAAGCAGAATCTTTAGTAGATGTTATTGGTCGTGTAGATGTCGTTAATCACATGGTAACAGCTAATAAAAACCTTGTGGAAGAACAAGTACAAGATCAAAAACTGGTTGTTGAAAAGAAAACAAAAACAGAAAAAACTATCGTACAACAAAATGCTTTAGCAGCTCAATTAGAAAATACACAGAGCTCACTTGAGCAACAATTGTTAGAAAAAGAAGTAGTTGTATCGCAACTTGCTTCAGAAATGTCAACAGCGCAAGCAGATAAAGATGCTTTCTTAGTACAAAAAGCAGCTGCAGAACAAGCAGTAGCAGATTATACAACAGCTCAAGCAGATGCAGAAAAAGCTGTTCAAGTAGCTTTTGAACAAAAAGAAGAAGAATCTAGAGTAACAATAGAAGCTGCTTCAACTGAAAATGTTGCAACTACTGAACAGAATACTACAGAAGTAGCTGAAGAAGCACAAACTTCTACTCAATCAAGTTCTGTTAATTCTTCAAATCAAGAGTCAAATACATCAGTATCTGTAAGTAAACCAACTGCCAATAAAGTTGTGATAACACCAGCGCCAGTTAAAAAGACAACACCAGCGCCAGTTAAAAAGACAACACCAGCGCCAGTTAAAAAGACAACACCAGCACCAGTTGAAAAGCCAGCACCAGCACCAGTTAAAAAGACAACACCAGTACCAGTTAAAAAGCCAGTACCAGCACCTTCAATAGGCGGAACATCTCTATCTTCAATGCAACCGGCTATCAACACTGCTTTATCAGCAGGGAAACCTTATCTTTGGGGCGGAGCATCAATTGCAAGTGGATTTGATTGTTCTGGATTTACTCAATATGTCTTAGGATCTGCTGGAGTTTCTATTCCACGTGTTGCATCTGCACAATACAGTGCTTCATCGCGTGTATCTAATCCAAAAGCAGGAGACTTAGTATTCTTTTCATTAGGTGGTTCTACTGTGGATCATGTTGGGATTGTAACAGGTGGCGGCGGTTTCGTTGGTTCACAAAGCAGCACTGGAGTGGCTTATACCTCTTATAGTTCTGGATGGTGGGCTAGCAAAGTTGTTGGGTTCGGAAGATACTAA
- a CDS encoding ABC transporter permease has product MSIILSSISQGLLWSIMAIGVYLTFRILDIADLTAEGSFPLGAAVCASLIVAGISPILSTLIAVFCGMLAGVVSGLLHTKLKIPALLTGILTMTGLYSINLRIMGKANVTLLGEETLIRTVQSYGLNSRMAVLVVGMMASLLVIFLLYLFFNTETGLAIRSTGDNEAMSEANGIHTNTMKVIGYMLSNGLIALSGALIAQNNSYADIGMGIGTIVIGLASVIIGEVLFHQLSFAKRLLTIVVGSIVYRLIIDLVLQLGIDPQDIKLFSALILAIALSTPLIKRKSKVGQKNRRVRRVKEEIVK; this is encoded by the coding sequence ATGAGTATTATATTATCAAGCATTTCACAAGGTTTATTATGGTCGATTATGGCTATAGGTGTCTATTTGACTTTTCGGATATTAGATATTGCAGATTTAACAGCCGAGGGAAGTTTTCCTTTAGGCGCAGCGGTATGTGCGAGCTTAATTGTAGCTGGAATTTCACCAATCCTATCAACACTAATTGCTGTATTTTGCGGAATGTTAGCTGGAGTTGTATCTGGTCTTTTACACACGAAATTGAAAATACCGGCTCTATTAACGGGTATTTTGACAATGACAGGACTATATTCTATTAATTTAAGAATCATGGGTAAAGCAAACGTTACTCTGCTAGGAGAAGAAACATTGATTAGAACAGTTCAATCGTACGGCTTAAATAGTCGTATGGCTGTCTTAGTTGTTGGAATGATGGCGAGCCTATTAGTTATCTTTTTGCTGTATTTATTTTTTAATACAGAAACAGGTTTAGCCATTCGTTCAACTGGAGATAACGAGGCTATGAGTGAAGCAAATGGAATTCATACGAATACAATGAAAGTTATTGGATATATGTTAAGCAATGGTTTAATTGCTTTATCTGGGGCATTAATTGCACAAAATAATAGTTATGCCGATATTGGAATGGGTATTGGAACAATTGTGATTGGCCTTGCTTCAGTTATTATTGGAGAAGTACTTTTTCATCAGTTATCATTTGCAAAACGATTGTTAACGATTGTTGTTGGATCAATTGTATACCGATTAATCATTGATTTGGTATTGCAACTAGGTATTGATCCGCAAGATATTAAATTATTTTCGGCACTTATTTTAGCAATTGCTCTTTCTACCCCGTTAATAAAAAGAAAATCTAAAGTAGGTCAAAAAAATCGTAGAGTACGTAGAGTAAAGGAGGAGATAGTTAAATGA
- a CDS encoding rhodanese-related sulfurtransferase — translation MSKDYRVLLYYQYVNIENPEQFTAEHLAFCKEIGLNGRILVAAEGINGTVSGTFEQTQHYIDTMHADSRFADTVFKIDEENTSAFKKMHVRHRQELVTLNLEDDINPNELTGTYLEPEEFRKAILDENTIVIDARNDYEFDLGHFRGAVRPEIRTFRELPQWIRENKEKFMNKRIVTYCTGGIRCEKFSGWLLKEGFGDVGQLHGGIATYGKDPEVQGELWDGQMYVFDTRISVPVNQKEHIIVGRDWFDGLPCERYVNCANPKCNRQILTSEENEFKYLKGCSHECRVAPENLYVKTNHLSQEEVSERLAAIGEKLPANSL, via the coding sequence ATGTCTAAAGATTACCGTGTATTACTTTATTACCAGTACGTTAACATTGAAAACCCTGAACAATTTACAGCTGAACATTTAGCTTTTTGTAAAGAAATTGGTTTGAACGGCAGAATTTTAGTTGCTGCAGAAGGCATAAACGGAACCGTTTCTGGAACATTTGAACAAACTCAACACTATATAGACACCATGCACGCTGATTCTCGCTTTGCTGACACTGTATTTAAGATTGATGAAGAGAATACGTCAGCTTTTAAAAAAATGCATGTTCGCCACCGTCAAGAATTAGTTACATTAAACCTTGAAGATGACATCAATCCAAACGAACTTACTGGTACTTATTTAGAACCTGAAGAATTTCGTAAGGCTATTTTAGATGAAAACACGATCGTGATTGACGCACGTAATGACTATGAGTTCGATTTAGGACATTTTAGAGGTGCTGTCCGTCCGGAAATCCGTACTTTTCGTGAACTTCCTCAATGGATTCGCGAGAATAAAGAAAAATTTATGAACAAACGTATTGTCACTTATTGCACTGGTGGAATTCGTTGCGAAAAATTTTCCGGTTGGCTTCTTAAAGAAGGATTTGGAGATGTGGGACAATTACATGGTGGGATCGCCACTTACGGTAAAGACCCCGAAGTTCAAGGAGAATTATGGGATGGACAGATGTATGTTTTTGACACTCGCATAAGTGTTCCAGTAAACCAAAAAGAACATATTATTGTTGGCCGTGATTGGTTTGATGGTTTGCCTTGTGAACGTTACGTGAACTGTGCAAACCCCAAATGTAACCGTCAAATTCTAACTTCTGAAGAAAACGAATTTAAATACCTAAAAGGGTGCTCTCATGAATGTCGTGTAGCTCCTGAAAATCTTTACGTTAAAACGAACCATTTGAGCCAAGAAGAAGTGAGCGAACGTTTAGCTGCTATTGGAGAAAAGCTTCCAGCAAACAGTTTATAA
- a CDS encoding ABC transporter substrate-binding protein, whose amino-acid sequence MKKNKQIWKTGLGLMIAGIVLAGCGTGKEAGDGKEDGINVGILQYMEHDSLSLARKGFLSEFEDAGYVEGENLTVDYQNAQGDQANLQSMSERLAGENDVILTIATPAAQALANVTEEDPVLFTAVTDPVDAGLVESMEKPGKNLTGTSDIVPIEEQIALLVSIAPEAKTVGIIYNSSEPNSKIQAALAEKAIKEKGIAVKVLTVTSTNDVQQVMTTLAQEVDAVYIPTDNTLASTMPTVGEIATEYKLPVIPGSAEMVQAGALATYGINYTDLGRQTAEIALEIIEEGKKPAEMKVETSNNLELVVNEKMAKALGIDPASIVVPD is encoded by the coding sequence ATGAAGAAGAATAAACAGATTTGGAAAACAGGATTAGGATTAATGATAGCAGGAATAGTATTAGCAGGCTGTGGTACTGGTAAAGAAGCAGGAGATGGAAAAGAAGACGGTATAAATGTAGGAATCTTACAGTATATGGAACACGATTCTTTATCTCTAGCACGTAAAGGCTTCTTAAGTGAATTTGAAGACGCGGGATACGTTGAAGGTGAGAATCTGACCGTTGATTATCAAAATGCGCAAGGAGATCAAGCAAACTTACAAAGTATGAGTGAACGTCTAGCTGGGGAAAACGACGTTATCTTGACAATTGCTACACCAGCTGCTCAGGCTTTAGCGAATGTAACAGAAGAGGATCCCGTTTTGTTCACAGCAGTAACGGATCCAGTTGATGCTGGTTTGGTAGAAAGTATGGAAAAACCAGGGAAAAACTTGACTGGAACAAGTGATATTGTCCCAATTGAAGAACAAATCGCCCTATTAGTATCAATAGCTCCTGAGGCTAAGACAGTAGGAATCATTTATAATTCAAGCGAACCAAATTCAAAGATTCAAGCAGCTTTGGCTGAGAAAGCTATCAAAGAAAAGGGAATAGCAGTAAAAGTTTTAACAGTGACTTCAACGAATGATGTACAACAAGTTATGACAACATTAGCACAAGAAGTTGATGCAGTTTATATCCCAACAGATAATACTCTAGCTAGCACGATGCCAACAGTGGGAGAAATTGCAACTGAGTACAAATTGCCTGTAATACCTGGCTCAGCAGAAATGGTGCAAGCCGGCGCTTTAGCAACATATGGAATAAACTACACAGATTTAGGACGTCAAACAGCTGAAATCGCATTAGAAATTATTGAAGAGGGAAAGAAACCAGCTGAAATGAAAGTTGAGACTTCAAATAATTTAGAATTAGTTGTAAATGAAAAAATGGCAAAAGCATTGGGAATAGATCCTGCAAGTATTGTGGTCCCAGACTAA
- a CDS encoding transglycosylase domain-containing protein, which yields MIKKKLKEKWSSFTQKRKEQSNQSDAQQSTSSNHSPVESKQPNTNPETLDDKFIGILLAAKGWVVVKSKNIKNTITKKNPENNNEESTRSNRYHSFFFGFNVTYNVLKNLFIALIIFLLVGVAFAGGTGLGYFAYLVSKDEPPTYKEMNADLKNIETTSSIYYAGGELISDLRTDLKRTTMPLEDMSDLVQKAIIATEDEYFYEHNGVVPKAIARALFQEITGASSVSGGSTLTQQLVKQQILTNEVSFKRKANEILLAYRLENFFSKDEILESYLNVSPFGRNNHGENIAGLHEASSGIFGVASKKLTLPQAAFIAGLPQNPIVYSPYSQYGEVKDDLSAGFARKDEVLFRMYREGSITKKEYDKAKSYDLAADFVQQDTTTKQNNSYIYNAVEKEARKVLMEQLYTADKFTATDLAADKSLYDEYYEKADQKMRMNGYQIKTTIDKFAYDAMQNVVTSNAKNLGYKKEIDWKNPETGETTTIIEPVQNGSVLLDNETGAILSFVGGVDFNLSQVNHAFDTNRSPGSTIKPILVYAPALENGTITPATIVPQTKLVVPDGVTGTHEITNHGNSVPETWISARKGLAASSNIVASRIYMEMQKSFVPGEYLQKMGIGTDSIAEEEYKNISLAIGGTDGGASVLEQTTAFSTLANKGTHTENYMIESIEDSAGDVLYQHEEKSNPVFTPQTAYLTIDMMRDVLAAGTATDVESQLTFSADLAGKTGTSDLQKDIWFIASTPKVTLSSWIGYDNSVEENYLDLSSGAGSSGSRNRTYWAQLANAINNANPTIMGANQSFQQPKGIVPATVNEKTGTKAGKVKLADGKEITVSGETKTEIFNSKYLPKAATYNFAVGASNKDLKDFWGGVATAEEKAEAEKAKAEADKKAEVAEEKKAKEEKEDNAKAEAESKAKIELEKQAEAEAKKKADAEAKAKAESEAKKKTESD from the coding sequence ATGATTAAAAAAAAGTTGAAAGAAAAATGGTCTTCTTTCACACAGAAAAGAAAAGAGCAAAGCAACCAGTCCGACGCTCAACAATCTACTTCATCTAACCATTCTCCTGTAGAATCAAAACAACCAAATACAAATCCTGAAACACTTGATGACAAATTTATTGGTATTTTATTGGCTGCAAAAGGATGGGTTGTTGTGAAAAGTAAGAATATTAAAAATACTATCACTAAAAAAAATCCAGAAAATAATAATGAAGAAAGCACACGATCGAATCGTTATCATTCCTTCTTTTTTGGCTTTAATGTCACTTACAACGTTCTAAAAAACCTTTTTATTGCTTTAATCATTTTTCTTTTAGTTGGTGTAGCATTTGCAGGTGGAACAGGATTAGGCTACTTTGCTTACTTAGTCTCTAAAGACGAACCACCTACGTATAAAGAAATGAATGCTGATTTAAAGAATATTGAAACGACTTCTTCTATTTATTATGCTGGCGGAGAGTTAATCAGTGATTTAAGAACAGACTTAAAAAGAACAACAATGCCTTTAGAAGATATGTCTGATTTAGTTCAAAAGGCCATTATAGCAACAGAAGATGAGTATTTTTACGAGCATAACGGAGTCGTGCCTAAAGCTATTGCTCGTGCACTTTTTCAAGAAATTACCGGGGCTAGTTCAGTCTCTGGAGGTTCTACTCTGACCCAACAGTTAGTCAAGCAACAAATTCTAACGAATGAAGTTTCATTTAAACGTAAAGCTAATGAAATCTTACTTGCTTATCGTCTTGAAAATTTTTTTTCAAAAGATGAAATATTAGAATCCTATTTAAACGTCTCTCCTTTTGGACGAAATAATCACGGAGAAAATATTGCCGGTCTACATGAAGCTTCTTCTGGCATCTTTGGTGTTGCTTCAAAAAAATTGACCCTGCCACAAGCCGCTTTCATTGCTGGGTTACCACAAAACCCTATCGTATATAGTCCATATAGCCAATATGGTGAAGTTAAAGATGATTTATCCGCTGGGTTCGCTAGAAAAGATGAGGTTTTATTCCGGATGTACCGCGAAGGCTCTATCACTAAGAAAGAATACGATAAAGCAAAAAGCTATGATCTAGCAGCGGACTTCGTCCAACAAGATACAACAACCAAGCAAAATAATTCTTACATCTATAATGCCGTTGAAAAAGAAGCACGCAAAGTTTTAATGGAACAACTGTATACAGCAGATAAGTTTACTGCTACTGATTTAGCAGCTGATAAAAGTTTATACGATGAGTATTATGAAAAAGCCGATCAAAAAATGCGGATGAACGGCTATCAGATTAAAACAACTATTGATAAATTTGCTTATGATGCTATGCAAAATGTCGTTACTAGTAATGCTAAAAATTTAGGTTATAAAAAAGAAATCGACTGGAAGAATCCAGAAACCGGTGAAACAACTACAATCATTGAACCCGTTCAAAATGGTAGTGTCTTACTAGACAATGAAACAGGTGCTATTCTTTCCTTTGTCGGTGGAGTTGATTTTAATCTCTCACAAGTAAACCATGCGTTTGATACCAATCGATCTCCCGGTTCTACTATAAAACCTATCTTAGTTTATGCTCCAGCGTTGGAAAACGGGACCATTACACCAGCTACTATTGTTCCTCAAACAAAATTAGTCGTCCCTGATGGTGTTACTGGTACCCATGAAATTACAAATCACGGCAACAGCGTTCCCGAGACATGGATTAGTGCCCGCAAAGGATTAGCTGCTTCTAGCAATATTGTTGCTTCAAGGATCTATATGGAGATGCAAAAATCATTTGTTCCTGGGGAGTACCTCCAAAAAATGGGGATAGGAACAGATTCGATTGCAGAGGAAGAATATAAAAATATTTCCTTAGCAATAGGTGGAACTGACGGTGGAGCATCTGTATTAGAACAAACCACTGCTTTCTCTACTTTAGCAAATAAGGGGACACATACAGAAAATTACATGATTGAATCTATTGAAGATTCAGCTGGTGACGTTCTTTATCAACATGAAGAGAAATCCAACCCAGTCTTTACTCCTCAAACAGCGTATCTTACTATTGATATGATGCGAGATGTTTTAGCTGCTGGTACGGCTACTGATGTAGAAAGTCAATTGACTTTTAGTGCTGACTTAGCTGGTAAAACTGGAACTTCAGATTTGCAAAAAGATATTTGGTTCATTGCTAGTACACCCAAAGTTACTTTGAGCTCTTGGATTGGGTATGACAACTCTGTTGAAGAAAATTATTTGGATCTAAGTTCTGGTGCTGGTAGTTCCGGAAGCAGAAATCGAACTTACTGGGCTCAACTTGCTAACGCCATTAATAACGCTAACCCAACTATTATGGGAGCCAACCAATCTTTCCAACAACCTAAAGGAATTGTTCCGGCAACTGTAAATGAAAAGACTGGTACAAAAGCTGGAAAAGTTAAATTAGCTGATGGAAAAGAAATAACTGTTTCTGGTGAAACAAAGACAGAAATTTTTAATAGCAAATACCTCCCAAAAGCAGCTACGTATAATTTTGCTGTTGGCGCAAGTAACAAAGACTTAAAAGACTTTTGGGGTGGAGTTGCTACCGCCGAAGAAAAAGCTGAAGCCGAAAAAGCAAAAGCTGAAGCTGATAAAAAAGCTGAAGTTGCAGAAGAGAAAAAAGCTAAAGAAGAAAAAGAGGATAACGCTAAGGCTGAAGCAGAGTCCAAGGCTAAAATAGAACTAGAAAAACAAGCTGAAGCTGAAGCTAAAAAGAAGGCTGACGCAGAGGCCAAGGCTAAAGCTGAGTCTGAAGCTAAAAAGAAGACTGAATCTGATTAA
- a CDS encoding ABC transporter ATP-binding protein, translating to MTAILKVQDIHKSFEIGTVNENHVLKGLNLTIEEGEFVTIIGGNGAGKSTLLNSIAGSFFIDSGSIRLAGEDITRQKTAERAKHIGRVFQDPKMGTATRLSVEENLAVAYKRGKKRGLSLGVKDKQRTEFRERLKQLDLNLENRLKMEVGLLSGGQRQALTLLMAALQAPKLLLLDEHTAALDPKTSKMVLELTDKIVREEQLTAMMITHNMENAIEYGNRLIMLYNGQVAVDVSGNEKQQMTVPDLLELFHKNSGNRVSDDALILG from the coding sequence ATGACAGCTATTCTAAAAGTACAAGATATCCATAAAAGTTTTGAAATTGGGACAGTTAATGAGAATCATGTTTTAAAAGGGCTAAATTTAACAATTGAAGAAGGTGAATTCGTTACTATTATTGGTGGCAACGGTGCGGGGAAATCAACACTGTTAAATAGCATTGCTGGTAGTTTCTTTATAGATTCAGGCAGTATTCGTTTAGCAGGAGAAGATATAACACGCCAAAAAACAGCTGAAAGAGCAAAACACATTGGTCGTGTTTTTCAAGATCCTAAAATGGGGACGGCTACTCGCTTAAGCGTAGAAGAAAATTTAGCAGTTGCTTATAAGCGTGGCAAAAAACGTGGACTTTCCTTAGGAGTAAAAGATAAACAGCGAACAGAATTTCGTGAACGATTAAAACAGTTAGATTTAAATTTAGAAAATCGTCTGAAAATGGAGGTTGGATTATTGTCTGGTGGACAACGTCAAGCCTTGACGTTACTGATGGCTGCTTTACAAGCTCCAAAACTACTCTTACTAGATGAACATACAGCCGCATTGGATCCAAAGACGAGTAAAATGGTATTAGAGTTAACAGATAAAATAGTTAGAGAAGAGCAACTGACAGCTATGATGATTACTCACAATATGGAAAATGCAATTGAATACGGCAATCGGTTAATTATGTTATACAATGGACAGGTAGCGGTGGACGTAAGTGGAAATGAGAAACAACAAATGACTGTACCAGATTTATTAGAATTGTTTCATAAAAATAGCGGCAATCGGGTCAGTGATGACGCCTTGATTTTAGGGTAA
- the ccpA gene encoding catabolite control protein A yields MEKQTITIYDVAREADVSMATVSRVVNGNPNVKPTTRKKVLDVIDRLDYRPNAIARGLASKKTTTVGVIIPDVTNLYFSSLARGIDDIATMYKYNIILANSDQNDQKEVNVLNTLLAKQVDGLIYMGHKITDELRAEFSRSKIPVVLAGTVDPDKQVGSVNIDYEAATEEAIAELLAKGHQRVAFVSGSQKDEPINSVYRMKGYQKALTDAGILFDESLIFETDYTFSAGEEIFSKLAEANATAAFVGDDELAVGILNGALDSNLRIPEDFEIITANNSKLTEMVRPKLSTITQPLYDIGAVSMRLLTKLMNKEEVDEKTIILPHHIANRGTSK; encoded by the coding sequence ATGGAAAAACAAACGATTACAATTTATGATGTCGCTAGAGAAGCGGATGTATCAATGGCGACTGTTTCTAGAGTTGTCAACGGAAATCCTAATGTTAAGCCAACTACTCGAAAAAAAGTACTAGATGTTATCGATCGTTTAGATTATAGACCAAATGCAATTGCTCGTGGTTTAGCTAGTAAAAAAACGACTACTGTAGGGGTAATCATACCTGATGTTACAAATTTATATTTTTCATCATTAGCTAGAGGGATTGATGATATTGCTACAATGTACAAATACAATATTATCCTAGCTAACTCTGATCAAAATGATCAAAAAGAAGTAAATGTCTTAAATACCTTATTGGCAAAACAAGTCGATGGTTTAATTTATATGGGACATAAAATCACAGATGAATTGCGTGCTGAATTTTCACGTTCAAAAATCCCGGTAGTATTAGCAGGTACAGTTGACCCTGACAAGCAAGTAGGTAGTGTGAATATCGACTATGAAGCAGCAACAGAAGAAGCAATTGCTGAGCTACTAGCTAAGGGTCATCAACGTGTTGCGTTCGTTTCTGGATCTCAAAAAGATGAGCCCATTAATAGTGTTTATCGGATGAAAGGATACCAAAAAGCTTTAACAGATGCAGGCATCCTGTTTGATGAAAGCTTAATTTTTGAAACAGATTATACTTTCTCAGCTGGAGAAGAAATCTTTTCTAAACTAGCTGAAGCAAATGCAACAGCAGCTTTTGTTGGAGATGATGAGCTAGCAGTTGGTATTTTAAATGGTGCGTTAGACTCAAATCTTCGTATACCAGAAGACTTTGAAATCATTACGGCTAATAACTCAAAATTAACTGAAATGGTTCGCCCTAAATTGAGTACAATTACTCAACCTTTGTATGATATCGGCGCTGTTTCTATGCGTCTATTGACAAAATTGATGAATAAAGAAGAAGTAGATGAAAAAACAATCATCTTACCTCATCACATTGCCAACCGTGGAACTTCTAAATAA
- a CDS encoding M3 family oligoendopeptidase — MTYEMNWDLDSIFSGGSGSSELQNKLSLIEEQLVSITEQVNKWDSAKDKPDFKEFSAMLESQENITFGLSQVHTFVEAVQSADVTDKKSGALFGQIFTLSSSFDTIKTILTKKIVAMSDKDWKGLLSLSEFQPIEFVLQETRIQGKELLSESEEALINALSIDGFQAWSDHYDTLVATIEIPFEEADGSRMTLSAGQAYNKMNSDPDERVRKQLFDKWEVAWAEKAPLFADALNHLAGFRLTDYKAHGVSDFLKRPLEYNRMEKESLDAMWKAVSEHKQPFIDYLNRKAQLIGKDQLDWQDVESPVLVGNTKPQLYPYDKGANFIIANFKKVSPKMASFAQTAFEKNWIEAENRSGKRPGGYCAELPESKESRIFMTYADSPGEVSTLAHELGHAFHSYVMKDLPALNQQYAMNVAETASTFAEMVVADATVKDAKTKEEKINLLDTKIQNSLAMFLNIHARFIFETNFYAERQNGIVTDERLSELMDAAQREAYKDSLNSYHPHFWASKLHFFITDVPFYNFPYTFGYLFSLGIYAQYLEDSTGFENRYIALLKDTASMSTEDLAKKHLHVDLNTQDFWVAGIEVMEKEIQTFLDLTEEYTK; from the coding sequence ATGACTTACGAAATGAATTGGGATTTAGACTCTATTTTCTCAGGTGGAAGTGGATCTAGTGAGTTACAAAATAAACTAAGTTTAATCGAAGAACAACTAGTTAGCATAACTGAGCAAGTAAATAAATGGGATAGTGCAAAAGACAAACCAGACTTCAAAGAATTTTCAGCTATGTTAGAAAGTCAAGAAAACATTACCTTTGGTTTATCACAAGTGCATACCTTTGTTGAAGCTGTTCAGTCAGCAGATGTTACAGACAAAAAAAGTGGCGCTTTATTCGGACAAATTTTCACACTCAGTAGTTCATTTGATACCATTAAAACCATTCTCACAAAAAAAATAGTCGCTATGTCAGATAAAGATTGGAAGGGTTTACTTTCTTTAAGTGAATTTCAACCAATTGAATTTGTCTTACAAGAAACTAGAATTCAAGGTAAAGAATTATTGAGTGAATCTGAGGAAGCTTTAATCAATGCTCTTTCAATAGACGGTTTCCAGGCTTGGAGTGACCATTATGATACGTTAGTTGCGACAATTGAAATCCCTTTTGAGGAGGCGGATGGTTCGCGCATGACTCTTTCCGCTGGACAAGCCTATAACAAAATGAATTCTGATCCTGATGAAAGAGTTAGAAAACAATTGTTTGATAAATGGGAAGTCGCATGGGCTGAAAAAGCTCCCTTATTCGCTGATGCATTGAATCATTTAGCCGGTTTTAGATTAACTGATTATAAAGCACATGGCGTTTCGGATTTTTTAAAACGTCCTTTGGAATACAATCGGATGGAAAAAGAATCGCTAGATGCTATGTGGAAAGCAGTCAGTGAACACAAACAACCTTTTATTGATTATCTGAATCGTAAAGCTCAACTAATAGGGAAAGATCAATTAGACTGGCAAGATGTTGAATCTCCTGTTTTAGTGGGCAATACCAAACCACAGCTTTATCCATACGATAAAGGCGCCAATTTTATCATAGCTAACTTTAAAAAGGTCAGTCCAAAAATGGCATCTTTTGCTCAAACTGCTTTTGAAAAGAATTGGATTGAAGCCGAAAATCGTAGTGGGAAACGTCCGGGAGGCTACTGCGCCGAGTTGCCAGAAAGTAAAGAATCTCGAATATTTATGACTTACGCTGATTCACCTGGTGAAGTATCTACGTTGGCTCATGAATTAGGTCATGCTTTCCATAGTTATGTAATGAAAGATTTACCGGCATTAAACCAACAATACGCAATGAATGTAGCAGAAACTGCCAGCACCTTCGCCGAAATGGTTGTTGCTGATGCCACCGTAAAAGATGCAAAAACTAAAGAAGAAAAAATAAATTTACTTGACACAAAAATCCAAAATTCATTAGCTATGTTCTTAAACATACATGCTCGTTTTATTTTTGAAACTAATTTCTATGCAGAACGACAAAACGGAATTGTTACAGATGAACGATTATCTGAATTAATGGACGCAGCTCAAAGAGAAGCATACAAAGACTCGTTGAATTCTTATCATCCCCATTTTTGGGCTAGTAAATTGCATTTTTTCATTACTGACGTTCCTTTTTATAATTTTCCTTATACCTTTGGTTATCTTTTCAGTCTAGGTATTTATGCGCAGTATTTAGAAGACAGCACTGGTTTTGAAAATCGGTACATCGCTTTATTAAAAGACACTGCTTCAATGTCTACAGAAGACTTAGCTAAAAAACATTTGCATGTTGATTTAAATACGCAAGATTTTTGGGTAGCTGGTATTGAAGTTATGGAAAAAGAAATCCAAACATTCTTAGACCTCACTGAAGAATATACAAAGTAA